A part of Drosophila bipectinata strain 14024-0381.07 chromosome 3L, DbipHiC1v2, whole genome shotgun sequence genomic DNA contains:
- the jv gene encoding protein javelin isoform X2, protein MSIHCMSDGWISQVLESICINSKDGYSYQHNYVDRVRLEDTTGGHHHQQTNHDPRCPQLRAAGWRHTHKSVSHLDLATSCHEAASSGLGRHPHHQSHQHLPQQSHSHHHLQHSHSHSHSHHPHAQPHWTQCRVGVAGGGTGSGNGQLRNARSLDYTQLEREENGLDIAEFYWRFDAEAPLEQVDSYAVLSINDKFESAEAAREAGEAPEPSTTVSATKATTNTTTAAATLLDILGSESCSLRRSRSLAVIREETFSDLQIGSANSSRRRSQLIPRARLVSRGFFRESPRLNGKASQTTSSVGEQLSADQQPADEVQSQRSSNPATCDSHQLQHRTQPAQSQQRQSRESRDFDVYYDNLKRLDALALGLGEPLHPWHNDKSDLESLNSDYFKNSLHQNHLDQQQPSSLELDALEQVAVSLLKERPRIYQSRRQQQRRNNSHSNCLQRHLDTGGESCPEHSQSSVFPETTTSNSDDQTDSPSLSEQEYDLTHIEEIYHQGSKVEESYELISLTTTARTRFESSEGEEEDINQEEEEEAVATPTEPPASDSDSTLRQADNEQLDKLIAYDSVYLSSEDSSDCTLIGESCESFEQRTFTSCGESGELETRSLLHISIEDTVYEPQAKQHKKANDKEEPAAPPLVATAKVEAQIFTQVLKVEHTPKPKILSVVEKRKLKQEEVRQQPPELKRQATDSFVISNPKSNLAENQFHSLPDVNIGVSLKVCENIDKELRSSYNQQRQQQRKEAKREQQQVTRAETYDSIRRFGRAHQKARQREYQEREREREREAQQEKEKDKEREREKPKINKEFPVQERQIEVKEASKTRDLIKEKEEVRQPEEDEPLPPPPPPLTEESLQQESLKKVEPLEEEEDTLSVSISQPEQPKEAPVIEVANFSKLIERRAQEIRERHEQNTDKQSPQESFQIIVTDAQNNIIQKEAIQEGPSKANPKGSSNAQTFSPTQRSLRRSVSSSSGKPLEHRILSSGSQIYKARPVKVLATSAYGDSSFSRGKMSRPQILHVVDGRGSGANGGGAGGPLRRRSSARSLASTISANGGEVATEYLQKVDAVRCYWNKLAGNEPETLKAELPAKENQGGIHFQLGGETTTIHSTEKSPPANNDFCSMMPPPSIEIVELGDGSQKATIVKAAPEQDQEQDDDPGQFDHIRYKVLKSQQLIRSNILATRNKKEAQFDGLIQYLQEYSFQELLSNNNVVIVEPVRTKIERPLQVGIGTGSSATATAPPKPPRVVNATGSQPRKTRQRQLGGAAAKRHFFYQPVRVNRELYEDELPDPDTVRNVRRFFEQNVLPTPGQGLLVQSQQKFGGSACQLSPKSRRARGYRYLTIDTSYGSEEQPKGMELLEEHKAKHWDNASLSSGISSGDLSSPCGEYLHQESPVMACKDVHVQDVVRRHNSNAANAKARAKFASRRTWAGPGGPGANESLYRQIYENHLGLAEQQEENGELLEEEDDEQDDQYEDEVEQDMCDNYYISNDVLAKIRECGSTVTYYGGQVLEKTATTHPAPPTKATQPQAVNGTRSRIRQIESCNVCLPSERCQHRLQSKQLTAEQQQDSYQGIKFKLVKSNSCSSRLELAGTGGDEVTPDCEVVRKMVHHFEASQTAAGDAQLTINSQSQIMSGKAPEEVPRRQVTVNNHINVLGDATLDLETAENSDGQRQDNGYVVDEETLSAPTYESQAMNIRLDVADNKNLQQATANKVRRNKNVDLAYTLVKTNPPRGKAIEAPSQKIGKQHREVEENVEPRSVKPGATSSTHSRPQIVVPVEIHPQVNNNSQPPVAAPTPVATVSPVAPERRLSNASSSNSVVDKSVVRHYVANDRSIYERRKYDEIEFEEFEVYDPSKEVPSEEGQPEKPATDAELYDSLDDKM, encoded by the exons ATGTCCATACATTGCATGTCTGACGGATGGATAAGCCAAGTACTCGAGTCAATTTGCATAAA CAGCAAGGACGGCTATAGCTACCAGCACAACTACGTGGACCGGGTGCGTTTAGAGGACACCACCGGCggacaccaccaccagcagacCAACCACGACCCTCGGTGTCCCCAGTTGAGAGCCGCCGGCTGGCGACATACCCACAAATCCGTTTCGCATCTCGACTTGGCCACCAGCTGCCATGAAGCAGCTAGTTCTGGCTTAGGTCGCCATCCGCACCACCAGTCGCACCAGCACCTGCCGCAGCAGAGCCACAGCCACCACCACCTGCAGCACTCACACTCCCACTCGCACTCGCACCATCCACACGCCCAGCCCCACTGGACCCAGTGCCGGGTGGGCGTGGCCGGTGGCGGAACCGGAAGCGGGAACGGGCAGCTGAGGAACGCCCGCTCGCTGGACTACACGCAGCTGGAGCGGGAGGAGAACGGCTTGGACATCGCCGAGTTCTATTGGCGCTTCGATGCGGAAGCTCCGCTAGAGCAAGTCGACAGCTACGCGG TTCTTTCAATTAACGACAAATTCGAGTCCGCTGAAGCCGCTAGGGAAGCGGGAGAAGCCCCCGAACCAAGCACCACCGTCTCGGCAACCAAGGCAACCACCAACACAACCACTGCAGCCGCCACTCTGCTCGACATTCTGGGCAGCGAGTCGTGCAGCTTGAGAAGATCCCGCAGCTTGGCCGTAATACGTGAGGAGACGTTTAGCGATTTGCAAATCGGATCGGCAAACAGCAGTCGGCGCCGATCGCAGCTAATACCCCGTGCTCGGCTGGTAAGCCGTGGCTTTTTCCGTGAATCGCCCAG GTTGAACGGCAAGGCGAGTCAGACGACCTCCTCGGTGGGTGAGCAGTTGTCGGCGGATCAGCAGCCGGCGGATGAGGTCCAAAGCCAGAGAAGTAGCAACCCAGCCACTTGCGATTCGCATCAGCTGCAGCACCGCACGCAGCCAGCCCAAAGCCAGCAGCGACAATCCCGCGAATCGCGTGACTTTGATGTCTACTACGATAATCTGAAACGCTTGGACGCCTTGGCTCTGGGACTGGGCGAGCCACTGCATCCTTGGCATAACGACAAGAGCGATTTGGAGAGCTTGAACTCGGACTACTTCAAGAACTCCCTGCACCAAAACCACCTGGACCAGCAGCAGCCGTCCTCCCTGGAGCTGGATGCCCTCGAACAGGTGGCAGTTAGTCTACTGAAGGAGCGCCCGAGGATCTATCAGTCCAGGAGACAGCAGCAGCGCAGGAACAATAGCCACTCCAACTGCCTGCAACGGCATCTGGACACGGGTGGTGAGTCCTGCCCAGAACACAGCCAGAGTAGCGTATTCCCCGAGACCACAACCAGCAACTCCGACGACCAAACGGATAGTCCCTCGCTCTCGGAACAGGAATACGATTTGACCCACATAGAAGAGATCTATCACCAGGGCTCAAAGGTGGAGGAAAGCTACGAACTGATAAGCCTAACCACCACTGCCAGGACACGGTTCGAAAGCAGCGAAGGCGAAGAAGAAGACATAAATcaggaggaagaggaggaggcggTTGCCACGCCGACCGAACCACCAGCCAGCGACAGCGACAGCACTTTGAGGCAAGCCGACAACGAGCAGTTGGACAAGCTAATAGCCTACGACTCGGTGTACCTCTCCTCCGAGGACAGTTCTGATTGCACTCTAATTGGCGAAAGTTGCGAGTCCTTCGAGCAGAGAACTTTCACCAGCTGCGGTGAGAGCGGGGAGTTGGAGACCCGCAGCTTGTTACACATCTCCATAGAGGACACGGTTTATGAGCCGCAGGCTAAGCAGCACAAGAAGGCCAACGACAAGGAGGAACCGGCGGCTCCTCCCCTAGTAGCCACAGCCAAGGTCGAGGCTCAAATCTTCACACAGGTCCTGAAGGTGGAACACACGCCGAAGCCAAAGATCCTTTCGGTGGTGGAAAAGCGGAAACTCAAACAGGAGGAAGTACGGCAGCAGCCTCCGGAGCTGAAGCGCCAGGCCACCGACTCGTTCGTCATTAGCAACCCCAAATCCAATCTCGCCGAGAACCAGTTTCACAGCCTGCCAGATGTTAATATCGGAGTGAGCCTCAAGGTCTGCGAGAATATAGACAAAGAGCTGAGGTCCTCGTACAACCAgcagaggcagcagcagcggaaGGAAGCCAAGAgggagcagcagcaggtgaCCCGGGCCGAGACTTACGATTCCATCAGACGCTTCGGAAGGGCTCACCAGAAGGCCAGGCAGCGGGAGTACCAGGAACGGGAGAGGGAGCGCGAACGGGAAGCCCAGcaggaaaaggaaaaggatAAGGAAAGGGAGAGAGAAAAGCCAAAGATAAACAAGGAATTCCCCGTGCAGGAGCGACAAATTGAAGTCAAGGAGGCGTCAAAGACTCGTGACTTAATCAAAGAAAAAGAGGAGGTGCGCCAGCCAGAGGAAGACGAACCGCTACCACCACCTCCGCCACCTCTGACAGAAGAATCCTTGCAACAAGAATCCTTGAAGAAGGTTGAGCCGCTAGAGGAAGAAGAGGATACTCTATCCGTTTCAATATCGCAACCGGAACAACCAAAGGAGGCGCCCGTCATCGAGGTGGCCAATTTCAGCAAGCTAATCGAGCGTCGTGCCCAGGAAATCCGTGAACGCCACGAGCAGAACACCGACAAACAATCGCCACAAGAGTCATTCCAGATTATTGTCACCGACGCCCAGAACAATATCATCCAAAAGGAGGCTATCCAGGAGGGCCCCAGCAAGGCCAACCCGAAAGGCAGCTCAAACGCCCAAACTTTTAGCCCGACTCAGCGGTCCCTCCGCCGCTCCGTGAGCTCGTCGAGTGGCAAGCCACTGGAGCACCGCATTCTCAGCTCCGGTTCACAAATTTACAAAGCCCGGCCCGTCAAGGTTTTGGCAACCTCCGCCTACGGAGACTCGAGCTTCTCGCGCGGGAAGATGTCGCGTCCTCAGATACTGCACGTTGTGGATGGCCGAGGGAGTGGCGCGAATGGTGGTGGAGCAGGCGGCCCCCTGCGGAGGAGAAGCAGTGCCAGGAGCTTAGCGAGCACAATTAGTGCCAATGGCGGGGAAGTGGCAACCGAGTATCTGCAGAAAGTGGATGCAGTCCGATGCTATTGGAACAAGCTGGCAGGCAATGAACCGGAAACTTTGAAAGCCGAGCTCCCTGCCAAGGAAAATCAGGGAGGGATTCATTTCCAGCTGGGTGGGGAGACAACCACCATTCACAGCACAGAGAAGTCCCCGCCAGCAAACAATGATTTCTGCAGCATGATGCCACCACCGTCAATAGAGATTGTGGAACTGGGCGATGGCTCGCAAAAGGCCACTATTGTGAAGGCAGCTCCGGAGCAGGACCAGGAGCAGGACGACGACCCAGGGCAGTTCGATCACATCCGGTACAAAGTTCTGAAGTCACAGCAGTTGATAAGGAGCAACATCCTGGCCACCCGCAACAAAAAGGAGGCCCAGTTCGATGGCTTGATTCAGTACCTGCAGGAGTACAGTTTCCAGGAGCTGCTGAGCAACAACAATGTGGTCATCGTGGAGCCCGTAAGGACCAAAATCGAGAGACCCTTGCAGGTGGGAATCGGCACTGGGTCCTCGGCAACAGCCACTGCTCCGCCAAAGCCACCGAGAGTCGTCAATGCCACTGGTTCCCAGCCACGAAAGACTCGCCAGAGACAGCTGGGAGGAGCTGCTGCCAAGAGGCACTTCTTCTACCAACCCGTGAGGGTTAACCGCGAACTCTATGAAGATGAGCTCCCAGACCCAGATACCGTGCGCAACGTTCGCCGTTTCTTCGAGCAGAACGTGCTGCCCACTCCCGGCCAGGGACTACTGGTGCAGTCACAGCAAAAGTTCGGAGGATCCGCATGCCAACTGAGTCCCAAAAGCCGGAGGGCTAGGGGCTACCGATACCTGACCATAGACACCAGCTACGGCAGCGAGGAGCAACCCAAGGGCATGGAGCTTCTCGAGGAGCACAAGGCCAAGCACTGGGACAACGCCAGTCTGTCCAGTGGCATTTCCAGCGGAGACCTGAGCTCACCCTGTGGCGAGTACCTTCATCAAGAGTCTCCGGTAATGGCCTGCAAGGATGTTCACGTCCAGGACGTGGTCCGCAGGCACAACAGCAATGCAGCCAATGCCAAGGCGAGAGCCAAGTTCGCCAGCCGACGCACCTGGGCAGGTCCCGGAGGACCTGGTGCAAATGAATCTCTCTATCGGCAGATTTATGAAAACCATTTGGGCCTAGCCGAGCAGCAGGAGGAGAACGGAGAGCttctggaggaggaggacgacgagCAGGATGACCAGTACGAGGACGAGGTGGAGCAGGATATGTGCGACAACTATTACATCAGCAAT GACGTGCTGGCCAAGATAAGGGAGTGCGGCTCAACTGTCACCTACTACGGGGGACAGGTCCTGGAGAAGACCGCAACCACCCACCCTGCGCCGCCCACGAAGGCCACTCAGCCCCAGGCGGTCAACGGAACCCGTTCTCGGATTCGTCAAATCGAGTCCTGCAATGTGTGCCTGCCAAGCGAGAGATGCCAGCATCGATTGCAATCCAAGCAGTTGACAGccgagcagcagcaggacTCCTATCAAG GCATCAAGTTCAAGCTGGTCAAGTCCAACAGTTGTAGCAGCCGTCTCGAGTTGGCCGGGACCGGAGGCGATGAGGTCACACCCGATTGCGAAGTGGTGCGCAAAATGGTTCACCACTTCGAGGCGAGCCAAACGGCTGCCGGCGATGCCCAGCTAACCATCAACAGCCAGAGCCAGATAATGTCGGGAAAAGCGCCCGAGGAGGTCCCGCGACGCCAAGTGACAGTAAATAATCACATCAATGTGCTCGGGGACGCGACCCTCGATCTTGAGACGGCTGAAAACTCTGATGGCCAGAGGCAGGATAATGGTTATGTTGTGGACGAAGAAACTCTGTCAGCGCCCACATACGAGAGCCAGGCCATGAACATACGCCTCGACGTGGCCGACAATAAAAACCTGCAGCAGGCCACTGCCAACAAAGTTCGCCGCAATAAAAATGTGGACTTGGCCTATACGCTAGTTAAAACAAATCCTCCCAGGGGCAAGGCCATCGAAGCCCCGAGccagaaaattggaaaacAGCACCGAGAGGTGGAGGAGAACGTCGAGCCCAGAAGTGTCAAGCCGGGAGCCACATCCTCAACACACAGCAGACCCCAAATCGTAGTGCCCGTGGAGATACACCCGCAGGTGAACAATAACAGTCAGCCCCCGGTGGCTGCCCCCACTCCAGTTGCCACAGTTTCTCCAGTGGCCCCGGAACGCCGTTTGAgcaacgcgagcagcagcaactcgGTGGTGGACAAGAGCGTAGTCCGTCACTATGTGGCGAACGACAGAAGCATCTACGAGCGGCGCAAGTACGACGAGATAGAGTTCGAGGAGTTCGAGGTTTACGACCCAAGCAAAGAGGTTCCGTCCGAGGAGGGACAGCCGGAGAAGCCAGCCACGGATGCCGAGCTTTACGACAGCCTGGACGACAAGATGTAA
- the jv gene encoding protein javelin isoform X1, translated as MGNGYFRTSQTSSSSRQRDKRSKDGYSYQHNYVDRVRLEDTTGGHHHQQTNHDPRCPQLRAAGWRHTHKSVSHLDLATSCHEAASSGLGRHPHHQSHQHLPQQSHSHHHLQHSHSHSHSHHPHAQPHWTQCRVGVAGGGTGSGNGQLRNARSLDYTQLEREENGLDIAEFYWRFDAEAPLEQVDSYAVLSINDKFESAEAAREAGEAPEPSTTVSATKATTNTTTAAATLLDILGSESCSLRRSRSLAVIREETFSDLQIGSANSSRRRSQLIPRARLVSRGFFRESPRLNGKASQTTSSVGEQLSADQQPADEVQSQRSSNPATCDSHQLQHRTQPAQSQQRQSRESRDFDVYYDNLKRLDALALGLGEPLHPWHNDKSDLESLNSDYFKNSLHQNHLDQQQPSSLELDALEQVAVSLLKERPRIYQSRRQQQRRNNSHSNCLQRHLDTGGESCPEHSQSSVFPETTTSNSDDQTDSPSLSEQEYDLTHIEEIYHQGSKVEESYELISLTTTARTRFESSEGEEEDINQEEEEEAVATPTEPPASDSDSTLRQADNEQLDKLIAYDSVYLSSEDSSDCTLIGESCESFEQRTFTSCGESGELETRSLLHISIEDTVYEPQAKQHKKANDKEEPAAPPLVATAKVEAQIFTQVLKVEHTPKPKILSVVEKRKLKQEEVRQQPPELKRQATDSFVISNPKSNLAENQFHSLPDVNIGVSLKVCENIDKELRSSYNQQRQQQRKEAKREQQQVTRAETYDSIRRFGRAHQKARQREYQEREREREREAQQEKEKDKEREREKPKINKEFPVQERQIEVKEASKTRDLIKEKEEVRQPEEDEPLPPPPPPLTEESLQQESLKKVEPLEEEEDTLSVSISQPEQPKEAPVIEVANFSKLIERRAQEIRERHEQNTDKQSPQESFQIIVTDAQNNIIQKEAIQEGPSKANPKGSSNAQTFSPTQRSLRRSVSSSSGKPLEHRILSSGSQIYKARPVKVLATSAYGDSSFSRGKMSRPQILHVVDGRGSGANGGGAGGPLRRRSSARSLASTISANGGEVATEYLQKVDAVRCYWNKLAGNEPETLKAELPAKENQGGIHFQLGGETTTIHSTEKSPPANNDFCSMMPPPSIEIVELGDGSQKATIVKAAPEQDQEQDDDPGQFDHIRYKVLKSQQLIRSNILATRNKKEAQFDGLIQYLQEYSFQELLSNNNVVIVEPVRTKIERPLQVGIGTGSSATATAPPKPPRVVNATGSQPRKTRQRQLGGAAAKRHFFYQPVRVNRELYEDELPDPDTVRNVRRFFEQNVLPTPGQGLLVQSQQKFGGSACQLSPKSRRARGYRYLTIDTSYGSEEQPKGMELLEEHKAKHWDNASLSSGISSGDLSSPCGEYLHQESPVMACKDVHVQDVVRRHNSNAANAKARAKFASRRTWAGPGGPGANESLYRQIYENHLGLAEQQEENGELLEEEDDEQDDQYEDEVEQDMCDNYYISNDVLAKIRECGSTVTYYGGQVLEKTATTHPAPPTKATQPQAVNGTRSRIRQIESCNVCLPSERCQHRLQSKQLTAEQQQDSYQGIKFKLVKSNSCSSRLELAGTGGDEVTPDCEVVRKMVHHFEASQTAAGDAQLTINSQSQIMSGKAPEEVPRRQVTVNNHINVLGDATLDLETAENSDGQRQDNGYVVDEETLSAPTYESQAMNIRLDVADNKNLQQATANKVRRNKNVDLAYTLVKTNPPRGKAIEAPSQKIGKQHREVEENVEPRSVKPGATSSTHSRPQIVVPVEIHPQVNNNSQPPVAAPTPVATVSPVAPERRLSNASSSNSVVDKSVVRHYVANDRSIYERRKYDEIEFEEFEVYDPSKEVPSEEGQPEKPATDAELYDSLDDKM; from the exons CAGCAAGGACGGCTATAGCTACCAGCACAACTACGTGGACCGGGTGCGTTTAGAGGACACCACCGGCggacaccaccaccagcagacCAACCACGACCCTCGGTGTCCCCAGTTGAGAGCCGCCGGCTGGCGACATACCCACAAATCCGTTTCGCATCTCGACTTGGCCACCAGCTGCCATGAAGCAGCTAGTTCTGGCTTAGGTCGCCATCCGCACCACCAGTCGCACCAGCACCTGCCGCAGCAGAGCCACAGCCACCACCACCTGCAGCACTCACACTCCCACTCGCACTCGCACCATCCACACGCCCAGCCCCACTGGACCCAGTGCCGGGTGGGCGTGGCCGGTGGCGGAACCGGAAGCGGGAACGGGCAGCTGAGGAACGCCCGCTCGCTGGACTACACGCAGCTGGAGCGGGAGGAGAACGGCTTGGACATCGCCGAGTTCTATTGGCGCTTCGATGCGGAAGCTCCGCTAGAGCAAGTCGACAGCTACGCGG TTCTTTCAATTAACGACAAATTCGAGTCCGCTGAAGCCGCTAGGGAAGCGGGAGAAGCCCCCGAACCAAGCACCACCGTCTCGGCAACCAAGGCAACCACCAACACAACCACTGCAGCCGCCACTCTGCTCGACATTCTGGGCAGCGAGTCGTGCAGCTTGAGAAGATCCCGCAGCTTGGCCGTAATACGTGAGGAGACGTTTAGCGATTTGCAAATCGGATCGGCAAACAGCAGTCGGCGCCGATCGCAGCTAATACCCCGTGCTCGGCTGGTAAGCCGTGGCTTTTTCCGTGAATCGCCCAG GTTGAACGGCAAGGCGAGTCAGACGACCTCCTCGGTGGGTGAGCAGTTGTCGGCGGATCAGCAGCCGGCGGATGAGGTCCAAAGCCAGAGAAGTAGCAACCCAGCCACTTGCGATTCGCATCAGCTGCAGCACCGCACGCAGCCAGCCCAAAGCCAGCAGCGACAATCCCGCGAATCGCGTGACTTTGATGTCTACTACGATAATCTGAAACGCTTGGACGCCTTGGCTCTGGGACTGGGCGAGCCACTGCATCCTTGGCATAACGACAAGAGCGATTTGGAGAGCTTGAACTCGGACTACTTCAAGAACTCCCTGCACCAAAACCACCTGGACCAGCAGCAGCCGTCCTCCCTGGAGCTGGATGCCCTCGAACAGGTGGCAGTTAGTCTACTGAAGGAGCGCCCGAGGATCTATCAGTCCAGGAGACAGCAGCAGCGCAGGAACAATAGCCACTCCAACTGCCTGCAACGGCATCTGGACACGGGTGGTGAGTCCTGCCCAGAACACAGCCAGAGTAGCGTATTCCCCGAGACCACAACCAGCAACTCCGACGACCAAACGGATAGTCCCTCGCTCTCGGAACAGGAATACGATTTGACCCACATAGAAGAGATCTATCACCAGGGCTCAAAGGTGGAGGAAAGCTACGAACTGATAAGCCTAACCACCACTGCCAGGACACGGTTCGAAAGCAGCGAAGGCGAAGAAGAAGACATAAATcaggaggaagaggaggaggcggTTGCCACGCCGACCGAACCACCAGCCAGCGACAGCGACAGCACTTTGAGGCAAGCCGACAACGAGCAGTTGGACAAGCTAATAGCCTACGACTCGGTGTACCTCTCCTCCGAGGACAGTTCTGATTGCACTCTAATTGGCGAAAGTTGCGAGTCCTTCGAGCAGAGAACTTTCACCAGCTGCGGTGAGAGCGGGGAGTTGGAGACCCGCAGCTTGTTACACATCTCCATAGAGGACACGGTTTATGAGCCGCAGGCTAAGCAGCACAAGAAGGCCAACGACAAGGAGGAACCGGCGGCTCCTCCCCTAGTAGCCACAGCCAAGGTCGAGGCTCAAATCTTCACACAGGTCCTGAAGGTGGAACACACGCCGAAGCCAAAGATCCTTTCGGTGGTGGAAAAGCGGAAACTCAAACAGGAGGAAGTACGGCAGCAGCCTCCGGAGCTGAAGCGCCAGGCCACCGACTCGTTCGTCATTAGCAACCCCAAATCCAATCTCGCCGAGAACCAGTTTCACAGCCTGCCAGATGTTAATATCGGAGTGAGCCTCAAGGTCTGCGAGAATATAGACAAAGAGCTGAGGTCCTCGTACAACCAgcagaggcagcagcagcggaaGGAAGCCAAGAgggagcagcagcaggtgaCCCGGGCCGAGACTTACGATTCCATCAGACGCTTCGGAAGGGCTCACCAGAAGGCCAGGCAGCGGGAGTACCAGGAACGGGAGAGGGAGCGCGAACGGGAAGCCCAGcaggaaaaggaaaaggatAAGGAAAGGGAGAGAGAAAAGCCAAAGATAAACAAGGAATTCCCCGTGCAGGAGCGACAAATTGAAGTCAAGGAGGCGTCAAAGACTCGTGACTTAATCAAAGAAAAAGAGGAGGTGCGCCAGCCAGAGGAAGACGAACCGCTACCACCACCTCCGCCACCTCTGACAGAAGAATCCTTGCAACAAGAATCCTTGAAGAAGGTTGAGCCGCTAGAGGAAGAAGAGGATACTCTATCCGTTTCAATATCGCAACCGGAACAACCAAAGGAGGCGCCCGTCATCGAGGTGGCCAATTTCAGCAAGCTAATCGAGCGTCGTGCCCAGGAAATCCGTGAACGCCACGAGCAGAACACCGACAAACAATCGCCACAAGAGTCATTCCAGATTATTGTCACCGACGCCCAGAACAATATCATCCAAAAGGAGGCTATCCAGGAGGGCCCCAGCAAGGCCAACCCGAAAGGCAGCTCAAACGCCCAAACTTTTAGCCCGACTCAGCGGTCCCTCCGCCGCTCCGTGAGCTCGTCGAGTGGCAAGCCACTGGAGCACCGCATTCTCAGCTCCGGTTCACAAATTTACAAAGCCCGGCCCGTCAAGGTTTTGGCAACCTCCGCCTACGGAGACTCGAGCTTCTCGCGCGGGAAGATGTCGCGTCCTCAGATACTGCACGTTGTGGATGGCCGAGGGAGTGGCGCGAATGGTGGTGGAGCAGGCGGCCCCCTGCGGAGGAGAAGCAGTGCCAGGAGCTTAGCGAGCACAATTAGTGCCAATGGCGGGGAAGTGGCAACCGAGTATCTGCAGAAAGTGGATGCAGTCCGATGCTATTGGAACAAGCTGGCAGGCAATGAACCGGAAACTTTGAAAGCCGAGCTCCCTGCCAAGGAAAATCAGGGAGGGATTCATTTCCAGCTGGGTGGGGAGACAACCACCATTCACAGCACAGAGAAGTCCCCGCCAGCAAACAATGATTTCTGCAGCATGATGCCACCACCGTCAATAGAGATTGTGGAACTGGGCGATGGCTCGCAAAAGGCCACTATTGTGAAGGCAGCTCCGGAGCAGGACCAGGAGCAGGACGACGACCCAGGGCAGTTCGATCACATCCGGTACAAAGTTCTGAAGTCACAGCAGTTGATAAGGAGCAACATCCTGGCCACCCGCAACAAAAAGGAGGCCCAGTTCGATGGCTTGATTCAGTACCTGCAGGAGTACAGTTTCCAGGAGCTGCTGAGCAACAACAATGTGGTCATCGTGGAGCCCGTAAGGACCAAAATCGAGAGACCCTTGCAGGTGGGAATCGGCACTGGGTCCTCGGCAACAGCCACTGCTCCGCCAAAGCCACCGAGAGTCGTCAATGCCACTGGTTCCCAGCCACGAAAGACTCGCCAGAGACAGCTGGGAGGAGCTGCTGCCAAGAGGCACTTCTTCTACCAACCCGTGAGGGTTAACCGCGAACTCTATGAAGATGAGCTCCCAGACCCAGATACCGTGCGCAACGTTCGCCGTTTCTTCGAGCAGAACGTGCTGCCCACTCCCGGCCAGGGACTACTGGTGCAGTCACAGCAAAAGTTCGGAGGATCCGCATGCCAACTGAGTCCCAAAAGCCGGAGGGCTAGGGGCTACCGATACCTGACCATAGACACCAGCTACGGCAGCGAGGAGCAACCCAAGGGCATGGAGCTTCTCGAGGAGCACAAGGCCAAGCACTGGGACAACGCCAGTCTGTCCAGTGGCATTTCCAGCGGAGACCTGAGCTCACCCTGTGGCGAGTACCTTCATCAAGAGTCTCCGGTAATGGCCTGCAAGGATGTTCACGTCCAGGACGTGGTCCGCAGGCACAACAGCAATGCAGCCAATGCCAAGGCGAGAGCCAAGTTCGCCAGCCGACGCACCTGGGCAGGTCCCGGAGGACCTGGTGCAAATGAATCTCTCTATCGGCAGATTTATGAAAACCATTTGGGCCTAGCCGAGCAGCAGGAGGAGAACGGAGAGCttctggaggaggaggacgacgagCAGGATGACCAGTACGAGGACGAGGTGGAGCAGGATATGTGCGACAACTATTACATCAGCAAT GACGTGCTGGCCAAGATAAGGGAGTGCGGCTCAACTGTCACCTACTACGGGGGACAGGTCCTGGAGAAGACCGCAACCACCCACCCTGCGCCGCCCACGAAGGCCACTCAGCCCCAGGCGGTCAACGGAACCCGTTCTCGGATTCGTCAAATCGAGTCCTGCAATGTGTGCCTGCCAAGCGAGAGATGCCAGCATCGATTGCAATCCAAGCAGTTGACAGccgagcagcagcaggacTCCTATCAAG GCATCAAGTTCAAGCTGGTCAAGTCCAACAGTTGTAGCAGCCGTCTCGAGTTGGCCGGGACCGGAGGCGATGAGGTCACACCCGATTGCGAAGTGGTGCGCAAAATGGTTCACCACTTCGAGGCGAGCCAAACGGCTGCCGGCGATGCCCAGCTAACCATCAACAGCCAGAGCCAGATAATGTCGGGAAAAGCGCCCGAGGAGGTCCCGCGACGCCAAGTGACAGTAAATAATCACATCAATGTGCTCGGGGACGCGACCCTCGATCTTGAGACGGCTGAAAACTCTGATGGCCAGAGGCAGGATAATGGTTATGTTGTGGACGAAGAAACTCTGTCAGCGCCCACATACGAGAGCCAGGCCATGAACATACGCCTCGACGTGGCCGACAATAAAAACCTGCAGCAGGCCACTGCCAACAAAGTTCGCCGCAATAAAAATGTGGACTTGGCCTATACGCTAGTTAAAACAAATCCTCCCAGGGGCAAGGCCATCGAAGCCCCGAGccagaaaattggaaaacAGCACCGAGAGGTGGAGGAGAACGTCGAGCCCAGAAGTGTCAAGCCGGGAGCCACATCCTCAACACACAGCAGACCCCAAATCGTAGTGCCCGTGGAGATACACCCGCAGGTGAACAATAACAGTCAGCCCCCGGTGGCTGCCCCCACTCCAGTTGCCACAGTTTCTCCAGTGGCCCCGGAACGCCGTTTGAgcaacgcgagcagcagcaactcgGTGGTGGACAAGAGCGTAGTCCGTCACTATGTGGCGAACGACAGAAGCATCTACGAGCGGCGCAAGTACGACGAGATAGAGTTCGAGGAGTTCGAGGTTTACGACCCAAGCAAAGAGGTTCCGTCCGAGGAGGGACAGCCGGAGAAGCCAGCCACGGATGCCGAGCTTTACGACAGCCTGGACGACAAGATGTAA